CGTCGCGCCGGCGCCAGACGCCCATGGCTTCGATCTCGGAGGCGCCCGTCGATCGGTCGAGATCACGGCGGCGCTGCTCGCGAACCTCCAGCGCATGTCGCGGGGGCCCGCGGCGGGCACCGGATCGGATCCGTTGGACCGCGCCTTGAACGAGGCCGCGTCGCGCGGCCGGCAGGTCCAGTTCTTCTGGCGCGACGACGACGCGGTCACCGCGACGCCAGCCCTCGACCGGCTGCTCGCGCTCGCTGCGGCCCACGCCGCGCCGCTCCTGCTCGCCGCCATACCGGCCGGGATCGAGCCCGCCCTCGGCCGCCGGCTCGCCGCGGCTCAGAACGTGAGCGTCGCGGTTCACGGCCTCGCGCATCGCAATCACGCGCCCAGCGGTGAGAAACCCGCAGAGTTCGGCGCGCACCGGCCGCACGCCGAGCTCCTGGCCGATGCCGCGTACGGCCTTCGCCTCGCGCGGGAGCGCGTGCCCGGTCCGGTCCTGCTGCCGGTTTTCGTACCGCCTTGGAACCGGCTCGCACCGACGCTGGCGGCCGCCCTGCCGGATCTCGGCTATCGCGGCCTCTCCGCGGTGCCCGAAGCGCCCGTCCCGGGCCTCCGCCGCATCGACGCGACGCTGGACCCAATCGACTGGCGTGGGTCCCGCTCGTTGCGGGATCCAGAGGCGTTGCTGCGCGATCTGGCCGCCGACATCGCCCGCGAACCCAGCCGGCCGGTCGGCCTGCTGACCCACCATCTCGCTCATGACCCGGCCATCTGGGACTTCGTGGAGGCGCTGCTGGCACGTCTCTTCAAGCATCCCGCAATCCGCGCGCTCGATCCGCGCGAGCTTTTCGACGATGCCGCAATGGACACCAACGGTCCGTCGCCGCATTCTTCAGTCCCACAGATCGCGAGGACTGGTTGAGCCCGCTGCTGTCCATCCGCGACCTTGCCGTCGCCTTTCGAACCGAATCCGAACCGTTCGAGGCCCTGCACGGCCTATCCCTCGATGTCATGCGCGGGCGCACCCTGGCGCTCGTCGGCGAGTCCGGATCGGGAAAATCCGTGACCGCGCAGGCGATTCTGCGGATCCTGCCGCCTTCCGCGTCCATCACCCGTGGCCAGATCCTGTTCCGCGACGGTACCGCGGAGGCTGACATCGCCCGGCTCCCCGCCGAGGGTCCGGCGATGCGGGCGATCCGCGGGCAGCGCATCGCGATGATCTTCCAGGAGCCGATGACCTGCCTGTCGCCGCTGCACACGATCGGCGACCAGATCGGCGAGGCTTTGCGCATCCATACCGGAGTCGACCGGCGGGAGGCCGACGCGCGAACCCAGGAGGCACTGGCCCGGGTCGGCTTCCCGGATCCGCGCCGGGCCCTGAAGACCTATCCGTTCGAGCTGTCCGGCGGCCTGCGCCAGCGCGCCATGATCGCCATGGCGCTAATTCTGAAGCCGGCCCTCCTGGTCGCCGACGAGCCGACCACGGCGCTCGACGTCACCACCCAGGCCCAGATCCTCGCCCTGCTCGCCCGTCTCCAGGAGGAGACCGGGATGGCGATCCTGCTCATCACCCACGATCTCGGCGTCGTCGCCAACATCGCCCACGATGTGGCGGTCCTGTATCGCGGCCGCCTGGTGGAGGCCGGCCCGCGCGACACGGTCATGCGCGCGCCGGGCCACGCGTATCTGCGCGCGCTGCTCCACGCGGTTCCCCGGTTCGACATGGCGCCGGGCGAGCGGCTCACGCCGATCCGTCCGGCCCGGGCCGAGATCCCGCCGGTCCAGGCGCGACCGCCGCTCGCAGGTCCGCTCCTGCAGGTCGAGGGCGTCAGCAAGACCTTCACGCTGCGTGCCGGCCGCCTGTGGCAGAAGCCCCGCCTCGTCCACGCGGTCTCCGACGTCTCGCTGAGCCTCGCGGCGGGCCAGACCCTCGGGCTCGTGGGCGAATCCGGCTCCGGCAAGACCACGGTCTCCAAGATGATCATGCGGGCGCTCCAGCCGGATTCGGGGCGCATCCTGTTCGGCGACGGCACCGGCCCACGGGACGTCCACACCCTGAGCGGCGACGCTCTGTTCGCCTACCGGCGCACGGTGCAGTTCGTCTTCCAAGACCCCTACGCCTCGCTCGACCCGCGCATGACGGTCCGCCAGATCCTGTCCGAGCCAATGGAGATCCACGGCGTCCCCGCCGCCGATCGGCGGGAGCGCTGCCGGGCGCTGATGGCGATGGTCGGCCTCGACGTAGCCGGCCTCGGCCGCTACCCGCACGCCTTTTCGGGCGGCCAGCGCCAGCGCATCGGCATCGCGCGGGCGCTGGCCGCGAAGCCGCGGCTGCTCGTCCTCGGCGAGCCCGTCTCCGCCCTCGACGTCTCGGTGCAGGCGCAGATCCTGAATCTGCTCAAGGACCTTCAGGCAGCACTGGGCCTGTCCTACCTCATCGTCTCCCACAACCTGGCAGTGATCGACTACATGGCGGACACGATCAGCGTGATGTGCCGCGGCCGGATCGTCGAGGAGGCCCCTCGCGCCGCCCTGTTCCGCCGCCCGGTCCATCCCTACACGCGGGCGCTGTTGGCGGCGGTGCCCGATCCGAGCCTCGACCACCCGCTCGATTTTGCCGCGATCACGGGCGAGCAGAACGATCCCTCGCGCTGGGCCGAGCCCTACCGGCTTGGGGCCGAGGAGGCCGGCACCATGCAGGCGATCGAGGCCGGCCACCGCGTCCGCTTCGGTACGGCCCGCGCGGCGGAGGCGGCGTGATGCAGCCGCGGCCGCCCGTCTATCTGGAGCGCCTGCGCCGCAAGGTGCTGTCGCCCCTGTTCGACCGCCTGGGCTACGATCTCGTTCCGGCCGCGCCGGACTGGAGCCACCGCCCGACCTCGCCGCGCGAGGTGACGACGCTGCTGGAATCCGCGGCGGCGATCCTGGAGCGCGACCTCGCGGCCGCCGGGATCCCCGCGGACGGCGACGTTCTGGAGCAGGTGCAGACGTTCTGGGACCTGATCCCGTCCGCCCCGGTCCGCCAGCGCCGTGGCGGCAGCGGCTTCAACGGCGCCCTCCAGCTCTACGTCGCGATGCGGGCGCTGAAGCCGGATTTCGTCATCGAATCCGGCGTCTTCCGCGGGCTCACCACCTGGGTGATCCGGCAGGCCTGCCCGCGCGCCAGGATCTTCTGCCACGACCCGGATCTCTCGGGCCTCCAGTACCGCGACCCGCAGGCCCGCTACAGCACCGCCGACTGGTCCACTGCCGACTGGTCCATGCTCGATCCGGCCGCCACCGTGGCGTTCTTCGGCGACCATGTCGCTCAGGGGCGGCGGGTGGTCGAGGCGCAGGCGCGCGGACTGACGCGCCTCCTGTTCGACGACGACGCCGCCGGGCACCGGATCCACGCCCATGGCGGCCCGGCGCATCCGACGATCGCGATGATCACCGGACCCGAGCGCAGCCCGGAGCCGATCCGCTGGACCCGGAACGGCCGCGCGTTCGAGCAGCCGGCCGACGACGCGCTTGTCCGGCAGGCGGCCGGGCTGATCGTGCGGTCCCACGCCTTCGGCGACCTGCACCGCGCCACCGGCTACTCGCCGGCGCGGCTCACCTCGGTAACGCTGCGGGGTGGCCCGTGAGCCGTCCTGGCGCGCGCAGAGGTGCCCCGCCTCGCGGACGGAGCGCCGGCGGCGTGTCCCGCCGCGCCCTCCTGTCCGGCCTCGGCGCCTCGGTTCTGTGGCCCCGCGCGGGCTGGTCTGATGCGGAGGCACCCGCCCCTCCGACCTCCCCGCTGATTGTCGATCTCACCGCCCATGGGCGGCAGCTCGGCACCGCCGGCGGGACGATCCGGACGCTGATCGCCAAGGCGCGGGACGTCCGCTACCTGTCGGTCTACGGCTACACGCGGCTCGTCGGCTACGATGCCGACCTCAACCTCCGGCCGGACCTGCTGGAGCGGGTCGATGTCGAGGGCGGACGCTTCACCTTCATCCTCCGTAAGGGCCACCGCTGGTCGGACGGGCACCCGTTCACCACGGAGGATTTCCGCTACTATTGGGAGGACGTCGCCAACGAGAAGGCGCTGAGCCCGGAAGGACCGCCGGCCTTCTTCCTGGTCGACGGCAAGCCGCCGCAGGTCGAGTTCCTCGATCCGGTCACCGTCCGCTACAGCTGGGACCGGCCGAATCCGGCCTTCCTCCCAGCGCTCGCCGCGCCGCGCGACCCGCTGATCTACCGCCCGTCCCATTACCTGAAGCCGTACCATACCCGCTACGTCGGCAAGGACGCGGCCGAGGCGAAGGCCAAGGCGCAGAAGCTGCGCAGCTGGGCGGCGCTGCATAACCGCCTCGACGACAATTACGAGCTGAACAACCCGGACTGTCCGACCCTCCAGGGATGGGTGCCGCGCACCCGGTCGCCGGCGACCCGGTTCCGCTTCGAGCGGAACCGCAGCTACCACCGGGTCGACACGGCCGGCACGCAATTGCCCTATGTCGACACCCTCGTGATGGATGTAGCTTCGCAAGGACTGCTGGTCGCCAAGACCAATGCCGGCGAGGCCGACCTGATGTTCCGCGGCCTGGCGATGCCCGACATCCCGAGCCTGAAGGAGGGCGAGAAGGCGCACCAGTACCGGACCAACCTGTGGCCCGTGGCCCGCGGATCGGAGATCGCGCTCTACCCGAACCTCACCACAGCAGACCCGGTCTGGCGCGCCCTCAATCGCGACGTCCGCTACCGCCACGCCCTGTCGCTCGCCATCGACCGGCGGACGCTGAACAACACGCTGCTGTTCGGCATCGGCACGG
This window of the Methylobacterium tardum genome carries:
- a CDS encoding ABC transporter ATP-binding protein, with translation MSPLLSIRDLAVAFRTESEPFEALHGLSLDVMRGRTLALVGESGSGKSVTAQAILRILPPSASITRGQILFRDGTAEADIARLPAEGPAMRAIRGQRIAMIFQEPMTCLSPLHTIGDQIGEALRIHTGVDRREADARTQEALARVGFPDPRRALKTYPFELSGGLRQRAMIAMALILKPALLVADEPTTALDVTTQAQILALLARLQEETGMAILLITHDLGVVANIAHDVAVLYRGRLVEAGPRDTVMRAPGHAYLRALLHAVPRFDMAPGERLTPIRPARAEIPPVQARPPLAGPLLQVEGVSKTFTLRAGRLWQKPRLVHAVSDVSLSLAAGQTLGLVGESGSGKTTVSKMIMRALQPDSGRILFGDGTGPRDVHTLSGDALFAYRRTVQFVFQDPYASLDPRMTVRQILSEPMEIHGVPAADRRERCRALMAMVGLDVAGLGRYPHAFSGGQRQRIGIARALAAKPRLLVLGEPVSALDVSVQAQILNLLKDLQAALGLSYLIVSHNLAVIDYMADTISVMCRGRIVEEAPRAALFRRPVHPYTRALLAAVPDPSLDHPLDFAAITGEQNDPSRWAEPYRLGAEEAGTMQAIEAGHRVRFGTARAAEAA
- a CDS encoding ABC transporter substrate-binding protein is translated as MSRRALLSGLGASVLWPRAGWSDAEAPAPPTSPLIVDLTAHGRQLGTAGGTIRTLIAKARDVRYLSVYGYTRLVGYDADLNLRPDLLERVDVEGGRFTFILRKGHRWSDGHPFTTEDFRYYWEDVANEKALSPEGPPAFFLVDGKPPQVEFLDPVTVRYSWDRPNPAFLPALAAPRDPLIYRPSHYLKPYHTRYVGKDAAEAKAKAQKLRSWAALHNRLDDNYELNNPDCPTLQGWVPRTRSPATRFRFERNRSYHRVDTAGTQLPYVDTLVMDVASQGLLVAKTNAGEADLMFRGLAMPDIPSLKEGEKAHQYRTNLWPVARGSEIALYPNLTTADPVWRALNRDVRYRHALSLAIDRRTLNNTLLFGIGTEGNDTIVPESPLFSPELRTLNAGYDPAQASALLDAIGLTGRDGSGTRLMPDGRALELVVESDGEAEMVLDALLLITEFWREVGIRLITKPQERTNLRRRSIAGMTIMVAAQGLDLAVPTAIMPPTELSPAQPEHYAWPLWSLNVESRGKSGQPCDVPDVQRLIQLDRAWRETDDSGKQADIWREMLMNHARNTWVIGTVAGALQPVVGADRLINLPKRALYSWEPTAMIGVQRLDELFWDKGADKRAEVR